One genomic window of Desmospora activa DSM 45169 includes the following:
- a CDS encoding MetQ/NlpA family ABC transporter substrate-binding protein: MKSLTRFAGLAALILILSACGGGADQSGGPLPDDKLVIGVTAGPHEEIMEKVKEVAAEDGLEIELKVFNEYVMPNVALAENELDANSFQTHPYLEQFKEDRNLDIVAVFDTVTFPMGIYSDKIEDIKKIPKGAKLGVPNDPVNEARGLQLFEKAGVIKLKEDSGTLATPADIVDNPKNVQFVELEASQIPRQLSELDAAAINTNFAIEHGFVPTEDSIFIEGKDSPHVNLMAVRTENKDDSVLKKLEKAYHSEEVKAFIQEKYEGSVLPSW, encoded by the coding sequence ATGAAATCACTCACCCGTTTTGCCGGCTTAGCCGCCTTGATTTTAATTTTATCCGCTTGCGGCGGCGGTGCTGACCAATCCGGCGGTCCACTTCCCGACGATAAACTGGTCATTGGCGTTACCGCCGGCCCCCATGAAGAGATTATGGAAAAAGTGAAGGAAGTAGCCGCTGAAGACGGTCTTGAGATTGAGCTGAAAGTGTTTAATGAATATGTGATGCCCAATGTCGCTTTAGCGGAAAATGAATTGGACGCAAACAGCTTCCAAACACACCCCTATTTGGAACAATTCAAGGAAGATCGCAACCTGGATATAGTGGCCGTATTTGATACCGTCACGTTCCCCATGGGCATCTATTCCGACAAGATCGAGGATATCAAAAAGATTCCCAAGGGAGCAAAACTAGGTGTTCCCAATGATCCCGTCAACGAAGCCCGCGGCCTGCAATTGTTTGAAAAGGCCGGTGTGATCAAGTTAAAAGAAGATTCCGGGACACTCGCCACTCCAGCGGATATCGTAGATAATCCAAAGAACGTTCAGTTTGTGGAATTAGAAGCTTCTCAAATTCCGCGACAACTGAGCGAGTTGGACGCAGCGGCGATTAACACCAATTTTGCCATTGAACACGGCTTTGTTCCAACAGAGGATTCCATTTTTATCGAGGGAAAAGACTCTCCCCACGTCAACCTGATGGCCGTCCGTACCGAAAATAAGGATGATTCCGTCCTGAAGAAGCTGGAAAAAGCGTATCATTCCGAAGAAGTAAAAGCCTTTATTCAGGAAAAATACGAAGGATCCGTCCTTCCCTCGTGGTAA